The proteins below are encoded in one region of Sedimentibacter sp. zth1:
- a CDS encoding metalloregulator ArsR/SmtB family transcription factor — MFDVYDLCVKFIEENRQLPYCKTDDMGNSLLLKYCSWCILKNVPNDCFNTSIENFFKETIEGKGDALTKILSDKNSENKKIQIEFLYSKIDYINEFKKYDINTPVDEQKRKKQLELITQPLILNRIINVSIAKTTPIKYHISSTDKNIRMFYFKNFGVFISVGIDFDLAIDEKHTFKEYIEVFKALSDESRLKIVMELSKKSLTPVQLSDKVNITLSTINHHIKKLCECRIVSMKLGDKIQKGIQYNLNTEYFINFLKEVINEIS, encoded by the coding sequence ATGTTTGATGTTTATGATTTATGTGTAAAATTTATAGAGGAAAATAGGCAATTACCTTACTGCAAAACTGATGATATGGGAAACAGTTTGCTATTAAAATACTGTTCATGGTGTATATTAAAAAATGTACCTAATGATTGTTTTAACACAAGTATAGAAAATTTCTTCAAAGAAACCATCGAAGGTAAAGGTGATGCTTTAACTAAAATTCTTTCAGATAAAAATAGCGAAAATAAAAAAATTCAAATTGAATTTCTATACTCAAAGATTGATTACATAAATGAATTCAAAAAGTATGACATTAATACACCTGTTGATGAACAAAAAAGAAAAAAACAATTAGAACTTATAACTCAACCCTTAATACTTAATCGTATAATTAATGTTAGTATAGCTAAAACTACACCAATTAAGTATCATATAAGCTCAACTGATAAAAATATTAGAATGTTTTATTTTAAAAATTTTGGTGTATTTATTTCAGTTGGTATTGACTTTGATTTAGCAATAGATGAAAAGCATACATTTAAAGAATATATAGAAGTGTTTAAGGCATTGTCTGATGAGTCACGCCTGAAAATAGTTATGGAGTTGAGTAAAAAGTCCCTGACACCTGTTCAATTATCGGATAAGGTTAATATTACATTGTCAACTATAAACCATCATATAAAAAAGCTTTGCGAATGCAGAATAGTATCAATGAAATTAGGTGATAAAATTCAAAAGGGAATACAGTATAACTTGAACACAGAATATTTTATAAATTTTTTAAAGGAGGTAATAAATGAAATATCGTAA
- the uvrC gene encoding excinuclease ABC subunit UvrC, with protein sequence MDNFNIPEELKKIPDNPGVYLMKNSFNDVIYVGKAKNLKRRVRQYFQSRNHSTKIENMIKNINYFEYIMTDTEVEALILEANLIKKYMPKYNTLLRDDKQYPYIKITTNEMYPRIMKVRQVKRDGCKYYGPYISNYAVSEIIEIVGNLFKLRKCNMSLNGTKKCKRPCLNYHINKCAAPCMGIVDKDVYRREVDKVIGFLNGGGENIISTLKESMINASKSLDFELAAKYRDQIRSVEIIHEKQKIDVATTNVDQDVIGTAIGIEEACVQVFFIRNGKIMGREHFLLTNIENETREEIVTSFITQFYTGTVYIPKEILLECEVDEKELFENLLTEKRGNKVTIKTPIKGEKNMLVKMVKKNALEVLEKGSARIKKEMENSKIAIEALKDLLELKEAPYRIEAFDISNIQGVESVGSMVVFENGMASKSNYRRFKIKTVIGPDDYKSMEEVLERRLNRGLSTDGERSFNKIPDLMLIDGGKGQTGIAERVVENFGLNIPVCGMVKDDKHTTNGLLYKGVEIPLKRTSEVYKLVWKIQEEAHRFAINYHRNLRDKTVFKSELDNIKGVGEKRKISLLRYFGSVNEISKKTENELVKAPTMNIAIAKVVYNYFHEDNHKK encoded by the coding sequence TTGGATAATTTTAATATACCAGAAGAACTAAAAAAAATACCAGATAACCCAGGCGTATATCTTATGAAAAACAGTTTTAATGATGTAATATACGTTGGGAAAGCTAAAAATTTAAAGCGGAGAGTGAGACAATATTTTCAATCAAGAAATCATTCTACAAAGATTGAGAATATGATTAAAAATATAAATTATTTTGAATATATTATGACTGATACTGAGGTAGAAGCGCTTATACTTGAGGCGAATCTTATAAAAAAATACATGCCTAAGTATAATACTTTATTACGAGATGATAAACAGTATCCATATATAAAAATTACAACAAATGAGATGTATCCTCGGATTATGAAGGTAAGGCAAGTAAAAAGAGATGGCTGCAAATATTATGGACCATATATTAGCAATTATGCGGTGAGTGAAATAATTGAAATTGTAGGAAATTTATTTAAGCTTAGAAAATGTAATATGTCATTGAATGGAACAAAAAAGTGTAAAAGACCATGTCTAAATTATCATATTAATAAATGCGCTGCTCCTTGTATGGGCATTGTAGATAAGGATGTATATAGAAGAGAAGTAGACAAAGTTATAGGTTTCTTAAACGGTGGTGGAGAAAATATCATATCAACTTTAAAAGAAAGTATGATAAATGCATCAAAAAGCTTAGACTTTGAACTTGCGGCTAAATACAGAGACCAAATAAGGTCAGTTGAAATTATACACGAAAAGCAAAAAATTGATGTGGCTACAACTAATGTTGACCAAGATGTTATTGGAACAGCAATAGGCATAGAGGAAGCATGTGTGCAAGTATTCTTTATAAGAAACGGCAAGATTATGGGTAGAGAGCATTTCTTGTTAACAAACATAGAAAACGAAACAAGAGAAGAAATTGTTACATCATTTATAACTCAATTTTATACAGGTACTGTGTATATACCTAAAGAAATACTGTTAGAGTGTGAGGTAGACGAAAAAGAATTATTTGAAAATCTTCTAACAGAAAAAAGAGGAAACAAAGTTACAATTAAAACACCTATAAAAGGTGAAAAAAATATGCTTGTTAAAATGGTCAAGAAAAATGCACTTGAAGTACTTGAAAAGGGTAGTGCTAGAATAAAAAAAGAAATGGAAAATAGTAAAATTGCCATTGAAGCACTGAAAGATTTATTGGAATTAAAAGAAGCTCCATATAGAATTGAGGCATTTGATATTTCAAATATTCAGGGAGTAGAATCAGTAGGCTCAATGGTTGTGTTTGAAAATGGTATGGCTAGCAAGAGTAATTATAGAAGGTTTAAAATAAAAACTGTCATTGGACCGGATGATTATAAAAGTATGGAAGAAGTTTTAGAAAGAAGATTAAATAGAGGGCTTAGTACAGATGGTGAAAGAAGCTTTAATAAAATCCCGGATTTGATGTTAATTGATGGTGGAAAAGGACAAACTGGAATTGCAGAAAGAGTAGTTGAAAATTTTGGATTAAATATACCTGTGTGCGGCATGGTTAAAGATGATAAACATACAACCAATGGACTTTTATATAAAGGTGTGGAAATACCGCTAAAAAGAACAAGTGAAGTTTATAAGCTTGTTTGGAAAATACAAGAGGAAGCACACAGATTCGCTATAAACTATCACAGAAACCTAAGGGATAAAACAGTATTCAAGTCGGAGCTTGATAATATAAAGGGTGTTGGGGAAAAGAGGAAAATAAGTCTTTTAAGGTATTTTGGTTCTGTTAATGAAATAAGTAAAAAAACAGAAAATGAATTAGTAAAAGCACCAACGATGAATATAGCAATTGCAAAAGTTGTTTATAATTATTTTCATGAAGATAATCATAAGAAATAA
- a CDS encoding metallopeptidase TldD-related protein — MIKELYQVITCETALNVTQSKVDSIRNKNIKKSGCRVYDNGFIGVAGTLGEPTEETWKEAINNLSLKIPYEFEPEKDKKRSRDLRNTDLDQAKFIEKSEYILKNLREEFKEFIFFNKIKFNEVTSILKNDCGLEYINKDSFVTLELIYKHVDSVNVFDSGILYEGRELDVDKILSDSRNQLKAFNKQVDLPSEEKMPVIVQFQQVAGKFYEALNGESIGTKTSMFNSKIGEKVFSDDFTLFVDRTDDNICTPFFDKEGSVLAGDKFNLIENGKILTGFSDKKNSKKYNIKNTAAAGGDYDDVPIISAVNMSVIPSDKTLKEMVENKKAVLVILMSGGDCTNEGNFASPVQMSFLLENGQIVGKLPEFNISASIYKAFNEDFIGISKDKPLCGQRALVVNMNISQ, encoded by the coding sequence ATGATAAAAGAATTATATCAAGTTATAACTTGTGAAACAGCATTAAATGTAACACAGTCAAAAGTAGATTCAATTAGAAATAAAAATATAAAAAAATCTGGTTGTCGTGTGTATGACAATGGCTTTATTGGAGTTGCAGGTACATTAGGAGAACCAACAGAAGAAACATGGAAAGAAGCAATAAATAATTTAAGCTTAAAAATTCCATATGAATTCGAACCAGAAAAAGATAAAAAAAGGTCTCGTGATTTGAGAAATACCGATCTAGACCAAGCTAAATTTATAGAAAAATCAGAGTATATTTTGAAAAATTTAAGAGAAGAATTCAAAGAATTTATATTTTTCAATAAAATTAAATTTAATGAAGTTACAAGTATTTTGAAAAATGACTGTGGATTAGAATACATAAACAAAGATAGTTTCGTTACTTTAGAATTGATTTATAAACATGTTGATTCTGTAAACGTATTCGATAGTGGAATATTATATGAAGGTAGAGAGCTTGATGTGGATAAAATATTGAGTGATTCAAGAAATCAACTAAAAGCATTTAATAAGCAAGTTGATTTGCCAAGTGAAGAAAAGATGCCAGTTATAGTACAATTTCAACAAGTTGCAGGTAAGTTTTATGAAGCATTAAATGGAGAATCAATTGGTACTAAAACATCAATGTTCAATAGTAAAATAGGTGAAAAAGTATTCAGTGATGATTTTACACTTTTTGTAGATAGGACAGATGATAATATATGTACACCATTTTTTGATAAAGAAGGAAGTGTCTTAGCAGGAGATAAATTCAATCTAATTGAAAATGGTAAAATATTGACTGGTTTTTCTGACAAAAAAAATAGCAAAAAATATAATATAAAAAATACTGCAGCTGCAGGTGGAGATTACGATGATGTGCCAATTATAAGTGCTGTAAATATGTCAGTTATACCATCTGATAAAACATTAAAAGAGATGGTAGAAAACAAAAAAGCTGTTCTAGTAATTTTGATGTCTGGTGGAGATTGTACAAACGAAGGTAATTTTGCTTCACCTGTACAAATGTCATTTTTACTAGAAAATGGTCAAATAGTTGGTAAACTACCAGAATTTAATATAAGTGCAAGTATATACAAAGCATTTAATGAGGATTTTATAGGGATTAGCAAAGATAAACCTTTATGTGGGCAAAGAGCGCTTGTAGTAAATATGAATATTTCACAATAA
- a CDS encoding helix-turn-helix transcriptional regulator codes for MNEKILVKDLPNWKYEALNAIVEYFQNTEEKVIKYSAKFGLDEVAMTDYFDKYVMYKNAVLDEITPVFNKKYVQLTQFLKNDMYNESSSSDDIVRSLILRFLDVSTKKITDELIDEIFINVFNEGINELDEDDKSVSYDFSKTDDVIRFLNKIGYDDNIKMNVISLSIDRYKFIRMFTEMITEFAPVCEKYFFLIKEDYEKIYTEIKEENIFNTYIKDLLPLQLVYNEIEVYISIFRFNELSIRNFGVNEEKIVSFCGIYLFELTKLTKNLYSDEKIVTDLKALSDITRFKILRSLKRTPKYLQEISKELELTPATISHHINSLLNSEFVNVIVDTNKSKRIYYEVNDKKILSLVEELKKIVEV; via the coding sequence ATGAATGAAAAAATATTAGTAAAGGATTTACCTAATTGGAAATATGAAGCTTTAAATGCTATAGTTGAATATTTTCAAAATACAGAAGAAAAAGTTATAAAATACTCAGCTAAATTTGGCTTGGATGAAGTAGCAATGACAGATTATTTTGACAAGTATGTTATGTATAAAAATGCTGTCCTTGATGAAATTACACCTGTATTTAATAAAAAATATGTTCAACTCACACAATTCTTAAAAAATGATATGTATAATGAAAGTAGTAGTAGTGATGATATAGTTCGTTCGCTTATTTTAAGGTTTTTAGATGTAAGTACTAAGAAAATAACTGATGAATTAATTGATGAGATTTTTATAAATGTTTTCAATGAAGGTATAAATGAATTAGATGAAGATGATAAAAGCGTATCATATGATTTCAGTAAAACAGATGATGTAATAAGATTTCTTAATAAAATTGGGTACGATGACAACATTAAAATGAATGTAATAAGCTTATCAATTGACAGGTATAAATTTATAAGGATGTTTACAGAAATGATAACTGAATTTGCACCTGTATGCGAAAAATATTTTTTCCTTATAAAAGAAGATTATGAAAAAATATATACTGAAATTAAAGAAGAAAATATATTTAATACATATATAAAGGATTTGTTGCCATTACAATTAGTTTATAATGAAATAGAAGTTTATATTTCAATTTTTAGATTTAATGAACTTTCAATCAGAAATTTTGGAGTAAATGAAGAAAAAATTGTTTCGTTTTGCGGAATTTATTTATTTGAGTTAACTAAATTAACTAAGAACTTATACAGTGACGAAAAAATAGTAACAGACTTAAAGGCGCTTTCGGATATAACAAGGTTTAAAATATTAAGAAGTCTTAAAAGAACACCAAAATATTTGCAAGAGATTTCAAAGGAATTAGAGTTAACTCCAGCAACAATTTCACATCACATAAATTCTTTGTTAAACTCTGAATTTGTAAATGTTATTGTTGATACAAATAAAAGTAAGCGAATTTATTATGAAGTAAATGACAAAAAGATATTGTCTCTTGTAGAAGAATTAAAAAAAATTGTAGAGGTATGA
- a CDS encoding ABC transporter ATP-binding protein, producing MKKLSSYPVFKTIKRMLKYVSKENKMLYVYFAFFTLIAFIYPFFAIILPKVLIRELLQGIDTNIINVIYIVSGYFIAAGLFGFLKTILQDYSYPKITYLRINLLRDLFDKVVSMDYKYIEDAKFFEENDRAMSACSGNTNGLELVYHKLFETPASILAILTLIIFIGRLNVFILLGLFLNVFVLIFVRRKIQSYTYKRKADLAHSQRRMNYYYKTTHDFAFGKDIRVYNFKDRIIKNYDEEINGFVRINKMIKNREFFLGFLSLISLLISDALVYGILIYKTAKGFPIEDFTMYLVAITSLSAMLKVLVEDVTAVYNEGQYANDFHMFMDGDLGEKGGDVKAMVNETLEIEFRNVSFKYPKTDIYIFENLNFTIHKGEKLAIVGINGAGKTTLVKLMTGLFDVTDGEILINGINIKKYSKKALFSMFSVVFQDVNILPFTLKENVACTSENIDEDKVLNALAKVGLKEKTLSYKKGLDQMLSKIIDEDGTDLSGGEKQKLSIARALYKNANMVIMDEPTAALDALAEAEIYENFSELIHGKTALYISHRLASTKFCDKIAMFDSKCLIEYGNHEELMNKKGKYYEMFTVQGKYYQKEAIANE from the coding sequence ATGAAGAAATTAAGTTCTTACCCGGTTTTTAAAACCATTAAAAGGATGCTTAAATATGTTTCTAAGGAAAATAAGATGCTTTATGTTTATTTTGCATTTTTTACACTTATAGCATTTATTTATCCCTTCTTTGCCATAATTTTACCAAAAGTATTAATTAGGGAATTATTACAAGGAATTGATACGAATATAATAAATGTTATTTATATTGTTTCTGGTTACTTTATAGCAGCAGGTTTATTTGGATTTTTGAAAACAATATTGCAGGATTATTCTTATCCTAAAATAACTTATCTTAGGATAAATTTACTTAGGGATTTATTTGATAAAGTAGTAAGTATGGACTATAAATATATTGAAGATGCTAAATTTTTTGAGGAAAATGACAGGGCAATGAGTGCCTGCTCTGGGAACACAAATGGTTTAGAGCTTGTTTATCACAAATTATTTGAAACACCGGCAAGTATACTTGCAATTCTAACACTGATAATTTTTATAGGAAGATTAAACGTGTTTATTTTACTAGGGTTATTTTTGAACGTATTTGTTCTAATATTTGTCAGAAGAAAGATTCAGTCATATACCTATAAAAGAAAAGCCGATTTGGCTCATTCACAAAGAAGAATGAATTATTATTATAAAACTACACATGACTTTGCTTTTGGAAAGGACATAAGAGTTTACAATTTCAAAGACAGAATTATAAAAAATTATGATGAAGAAATAAACGGTTTTGTGCGAATTAATAAAATGATAAAAAATAGAGAGTTCTTTTTAGGATTTTTAAGTTTGATATCATTACTGATTAGTGATGCTCTTGTTTATGGGATACTTATTTATAAAACAGCGAAAGGATTTCCTATAGAAGACTTTACAATGTATTTGGTAGCAATCACGTCACTTTCGGCAATGCTTAAGGTATTAGTTGAGGATGTTACTGCTGTATACAATGAAGGACAGTATGCAAATGATTTCCATATGTTTATGGATGGAGATCTTGGTGAAAAGGGTGGAGATGTGAAGGCAATGGTAAATGAGACACTTGAGATAGAATTTAGAAATGTTTCATTTAAATACCCTAAAACAGATATTTATATATTTGAAAACTTGAATTTTACTATTCATAAAGGTGAAAAGCTTGCAATAGTAGGGATAAACGGTGCTGGAAAAACAACACTTGTAAAGCTTATGACAGGGCTGTTTGATGTAACTGATGGTGAAATTTTAATAAATGGAATTAACATTAAAAAATACAGTAAAAAAGCTTTATTCTCCATGTTTTCCGTAGTATTTCAAGATGTAAATATTTTACCATTTACATTAAAAGAAAATGTTGCATGTACTTCTGAAAATATCGATGAAGATAAGGTGTTGAACGCACTAGCTAAGGTTGGACTAAAAGAAAAAACACTGTCATATAAAAAAGGTTTAGACCAGATGTTGTCAAAAATCATTGATGAAGATGGTACTGACCTTTCAGGTGGAGAAAAGCAAAAACTTTCTATTGCAAGAGCATTATATAAAAATGCAAACATGGTTATAATGGATGAACCTACTGCAGCACTTGATGCATTGGCAGAGGCAGAAATATATGAAAACTTTAGTGAGTTGATTCATGGGAAAACAGCTTTGTACATATCACATAGACTTGCAAGCACTAAGTTCTGCGATAAAATAGCAATGTTTGATAGTAAGTGTTTAATTGAGTATGGAAATCATGAAGAATTGATGAATAAAAAGGGTAAGTATTATGAAATGTTCACAGTTCAAGGTAAATATTATCAAAAGGAGGCTATTGCAAATGAATAA
- a CDS encoding ABC transporter ATP-binding protein — MNNIKKLKTFFSLSWKVSHSYIFILLCNTLISSSQVFINVILPKFLVDELIGNCVVDKLILYGGLIVLSNLFLTFLQNLMKRLLDVKSIYIKNKLNQEMGKKIMNVEYSYLEDPYYLDLKERAVFSINNQGVMESLILSLTSLFKNIFTLIGLAAIMMTLSVVFVLILLVTVAISVFIYMSFANYQVKFFQTIIPVNRKYSVYFETGFNDMYHKDIRLYNMNKMLIDKVTYYNKEINAWFTKFYKKLGQMMGLFAVVNDLQAAIAYGYVGLRVITDKFGAKISIGSFTMYVSSAINFSKSIIELGTNIATVFQNLSYLDPFMEFMSLPNETEQEGKMKFEGSINSIKFENITFSYPKSDKIILSNISFEINKGDKISIVGLNGAGKTTLIKILCRLYKPSSGNVYVNGINIFDYDYDSYMDNIATVFQDYKLLNFSIDENITCNIENSDVDGVMKLIKDVGLEDKIKSLKEGLSTKFGKAYDEKGIEMSGGQSQKIAIARALYKNASLIILDEPTSALDPLAEAEIYENFNSLVGDKTAIYISHRMSSSVFCDKILIIDGGEVKDFDSHANLMKKTDSLYYELFTSQAVNYQV, encoded by the coding sequence ATGAATAACATAAAAAAATTAAAAACGTTTTTCTCATTATCATGGAAAGTGTCTCATTCATATATATTTATTCTTCTGTGTAATACGCTTATAAGCAGTTCGCAGGTATTTATAAATGTTATTTTACCTAAGTTTTTGGTAGATGAATTGATAGGAAATTGTGTAGTAGATAAGTTGATTTTGTATGGCGGGCTGATTGTATTATCAAATTTATTTTTAACATTTTTACAAAATCTAATGAAAAGATTATTAGACGTTAAGAGCATCTATATTAAAAACAAATTAAATCAAGAGATGGGTAAAAAAATAATGAATGTAGAATATTCATATCTTGAAGATCCATACTATCTTGATTTAAAGGAAAGAGCAGTATTTTCAATAAACAATCAAGGTGTAATGGAAAGTTTGATACTTAGTTTAACAAGTTTGTTTAAAAACATATTTACACTAATAGGCTTAGCTGCAATTATGATGACATTGAGTGTAGTGTTTGTGTTAATTTTATTAGTAACTGTTGCAATTTCTGTATTTATATATATGTCATTTGCAAACTATCAAGTGAAATTTTTTCAAACAATAATACCAGTAAATAGAAAATATTCGGTTTATTTTGAAACTGGATTTAATGATATGTATCATAAGGATATAAGATTGTACAATATGAACAAAATGCTTATTGATAAAGTTACATATTATAACAAAGAAATAAATGCTTGGTTTACAAAATTCTACAAAAAGTTAGGTCAGATGATGGGACTTTTTGCAGTAGTTAATGATTTGCAGGCAGCTATTGCTTATGGATATGTAGGTTTAAGAGTTATAACAGATAAGTTTGGAGCAAAAATTAGTATAGGTTCATTTACCATGTATGTTTCTAGTGCTATAAATTTTTCAAAAAGCATCATTGAATTAGGAACAAATATAGCTACAGTTTTTCAGAATTTAAGTTATTTAGATCCTTTTATGGAATTTATGTCTTTACCTAATGAAACAGAACAAGAAGGCAAGATGAAATTCGAGGGAAGTATAAACTCAATTAAATTTGAAAATATAACATTTAGCTATCCAAAATCAGATAAAATTATATTAAGCAATATATCATTTGAAATTAACAAAGGTGACAAAATCTCTATAGTGGGATTAAATGGAGCAGGTAAAACTACACTTATAAAAATATTATGTAGGTTATATAAACCTAGTAGTGGAAATGTTTATGTAAATGGTATTAATATTTTTGATTATGATTATGATAGCTATATGGACAATATAGCAACAGTATTTCAAGATTATAAATTACTTAATTTCAGTATAGATGAAAATATAACATGTAATATTGAAAATTCAGATGTAGATGGAGTTATGAAGCTTATCAAAGATGTTGGCTTGGAAGATAAAATAAAGAGCCTAAAAGAAGGATTATCTACTAAATTTGGTAAAGCATATGATGAGAAGGGTATTGAGATGTCTGGAGGACAATCTCAAAAAATTGCAATAGCAAGAGCACTTTATAAAAATGCATCTCTTATTATACTTGATGAGCCGACAAGTGCATTAGACCCATTGGCTGAAGCAGAAATATACGAAAATTTCAATAGTTTAGTAGGTGATAAAACAGCAATATATATATCACACAGGATGTCAAGTAGTGTATTCTGTGATAAAATTTTAATAATTGATGGTGGAGAAGTTAAAGACTTTGATAGTCATGCAAATCTTATGAAGAAAACAGACAGTTTGTATTACGAACTATTTACTTCACAGGCTGTAAACTATCAAGTTTAA
- a CDS encoding tRNA1(Val) (adenine(37)-N6)-methyltransferase, whose translation MAKIILKENEKIEDLQCKGLKIIQNKKWFCFGMDAVLLANFCDKKRGAKTVDLGTGTGIIPLILYAKKHVDKVYGVEIQTEVAEMAKRSIEINGLQDKIEILNIDLKEVTKYLEPNSFDIVTSNPPYKLGNSGIVNPTDQKAISRHEILCTLEDVIKNASKLLKQYGKFYLVHRPDRLVDIMCLLRQYKLEPKRIRFIHPHINDKPNMVIIQASKNANRELKFDAPLYVYNENGNFSKEVHTIYDSEE comes from the coding sequence TTGGCAAAAATCATATTAAAAGAAAATGAAAAAATAGAAGATTTACAATGCAAAGGACTTAAAATTATTCAAAATAAAAAGTGGTTTTGTTTTGGCATGGATGCTGTTCTACTAGCTAATTTTTGTGACAAAAAAAGAGGAGCAAAAACTGTTGATTTGGGGACAGGAACAGGTATTATACCTTTGATTTTGTATGCAAAAAAACATGTAGACAAAGTATATGGGGTGGAAATACAAACAGAAGTAGCAGAAATGGCAAAAAGAAGTATTGAAATTAATGGTTTACAGGATAAAATAGAAATATTAAACATAGACTTAAAAGAAGTTACAAAATATTTAGAACCAAACTCGTTTGATATAGTTACATCAAATCCACCGTATAAATTAGGAAATAGCGGCATAGTAAACCCCACAGATCAAAAGGCAATATCAAGACATGAAATACTGTGTACTCTTGAAGATGTTATAAAAAACGCCAGCAAACTTTTAAAACAGTATGGTAAGTTTTATTTGGTACATAGACCGGATAGACTTGTGGATATTATGTGTTTGCTTAGGCAATATAAATTAGAACCAAAGAGAATCAGATTTATTCATCCGCATATTAATGATAAGCCAAACATGGTTATAATTCAGGCTTCAAAAAACGCAAATAGAGAATTAAAGTTTGATGCACCATTATATGTTTATAATGAAAATGGGAATTTTTCAAAAGAAGTTCATACAATTTATGACTCTGAAGAATAA
- a CDS encoding TldD/PmbA family protein codes for MYKFPKDLFTDVRIEEVCTTEINLKNSVLVQNKTKKDRGAMIRIYDGNKWYYSATTDLESIQQQIDTLSQMATKNHNILNNKVVKALEINNEICLKYKSNNISNVENKKKLNLVKSYLPILEKYNDIKTNSVYLSDNYTKKQIISSIGTDVTFDSQYIGVAIGYTITENGLPFRGNYSFTKECFDDIEDVSEMLVKRIESDIEYAKEAKPIKPGIYTCILSPITTGVFAHESFGHKSESDFMIGDETMKKEWAIGTKVGSSILNIIDTGTITGAGYVPFDDEGCKAKKNYIIKNGVLSGRLHSAYTASDLEEKVTGNARAMNFEFEPIVRMTNTYIENGDMTKEELISGVKEGIYIDDISHGSGMSTFTIAPRKAYMVRDGKIAEPVKVAVITGNVMETLHEIDGLSKEYEILSFVTGGCGKMEQYPLHVGFGGPYVRVNNINVQ; via the coding sequence ATGTATAAATTTCCAAAAGACTTATTTACAGATGTGCGTATTGAAGAGGTATGTACAACAGAAATCAACTTAAAAAATAGTGTTTTAGTACAAAACAAAACAAAAAAAGACAGGGGAGCTATGATACGTATATATGATGGTAACAAATGGTATTATAGTGCAACTACAGATTTAGAAAGTATACAACAACAGATAGATACATTGTCACAAATGGCAACAAAAAATCATAATATTTTAAATAATAAGGTTGTAAAGGCTTTGGAGATAAACAATGAAATATGCTTAAAATATAAAAGCAACAATATTTCTAACGTAGAAAACAAGAAAAAATTAAACCTTGTAAAAAGCTATTTACCAATTTTAGAAAAATATAATGATATCAAAACAAACTCTGTTTATTTATCAGATAATTATACTAAAAAACAAATAATTTCAAGTATAGGAACAGATGTTACTTTTGATAGTCAGTACATAGGTGTAGCAATTGGATATACGATAACAGAAAATGGATTACCTTTTAGAGGAAATTACAGTTTTACTAAGGAGTGCTTTGATGATATAGAAGATGTTAGTGAAATGCTGGTTAAAAGAATTGAGAGTGATATAGAATATGCAAAAGAAGCAAAACCAATAAAGCCAGGTATTTATACATGTATTCTATCACCAATTACAACAGGTGTGTTTGCACATGAAAGCTTTGGACATAAGAGTGAATCGGATTTTATGATAGGTGATGAAACAATGAAGAAAGAGTGGGCTATTGGTACTAAGGTAGGATCATCAATTTTAAATATCATAGATACTGGAACAATAACAGGTGCTGGATATGTTCCATTTGATGATGAGGGCTGTAAGGCTAAGAAAAATTACATAATAAAAAATGGAGTTCTATCCGGACGTTTACATAGTGCTTATACTGCTTCGGATTTAGAGGAAAAAGTAACAGGCAATGCAAGAGCAATGAATTTTGAGTTTGAGCCAATAGTTAGAATGACTAACACATATATAGAAAACGGGGATATGACTAAAGAAGAATTAATTTCGGGAGTAAAAGAAGGAATATATATAGATGATATTTCGCATGGCTCAGGGATGTCAACATTTACTATTGCGCCAAGAAAAGCATATATGGTTAGAGATGGGAAAATAGCAGAGCCTGTCAAAGTTGCAGTTATAACAGGAAACGTTATGGAAACATTGCACGAAATAGACGGCTTGTCTAAAGAGTATGAAATACTTTCATTTGTAACAGGCGGTTGCGGTAAAATGGAACAGTACCCATTGCATGTAGGTTTTGGTGGACCATATGTACGTGTTAATAATATAAATGTTCAATAG